The sequence AAGCAGTGTGTTTATATTGTTCAAACTGCAAAGTAAACTGTATGTgcgttttaattttgtgttgaaacaatacaaaaaattttaaactgaacTTTCGTATGTAGTGAATACGCGTGCGttctagtgtttttttttttgaacttacgATATCAGAACGACTGGATGCATTGAAAGCGTAGGTGCGAACCATTATACTCCTGAAATAATCATTGatgataaaattaaataattattaagaTACTGGAGCAAGAAGAATTGGAGTACTACAATTGgaccaaatgaaaaaaaaagcgagtGACCACTATGAATAATAATGGGTGGTCCTTCCGCTTCCTAAAGAGGGGAAGTGTACGAATATGTAACGAAACTTAGCGCAATTTTAGCGCAACGCGCACGCTTCTCCCTCCTGACCAATTGTTGTTATGGTAACCATCTCGGCGCAGAAAACAAGTGTTAGTAATGGCGTTTCCCTGCATAGACTCTCATGATCTCTTTCGAGCATATTTCCTGAACAATTGTATAAGAGGAGTCTGTGTTCTGAGAGGAAGCCATGCGATTATATTCTGGACACTATTAACGTTCATGCTGACCAATGACTACGAAGAGAGGGCAAAAGGACCTGTGAAATGTATTCAAATAGTGCATGCGATTCCAAACAATTTAATTGAGTTGATTTTTGAGGCCTATAATATGATGAAATTGACAATTGGTTGATCGCAATGTTGCAGTTCAGAAAATATCCAAcgattataaaaaatgaaagtttaaattttcaaaaatgcaaagaatAATGTACAGATGAAGTACAGACAATATGATTCAATGAAAATAAGCTTGTAATAGAGAGGTAGGCGTCACAATGGTATGCTGTAAAATGTCATGTTAATTCGAAAAACAgtacaatttcagattctgaCATGGTGTTCGAGTTGTTTGGTTCAGtcgtttatttttaaatgacaaGAAGACTTTTGGAAGTTCGttcggggttttttttttgaaacttctgaaGTATTTTACGTGGAATTATTGcaaatttcagtaattttgcATGTCCAAAGGTTGTCCAAAAATTCACCTTCTCTCTGGTCGGATTTGTATTATGTTGATTtcaattagcaaaaaaatcattttatttgtACTGTTTGTTTTTCTCCCAACAAAATATCTCTGCATGTAATATGTAGCTCTGTAGCCTCTGAAAtgatttaaattaaaaaaaaacaatcaagaaCTATTTTGCAATAGAGgaaaagttaatattttaatgcttttccacttttttcaatttcccgtAAAATGACTAACTAGTAAGTACGATACAATTTCGAGttctatttttaatgttttcttgtCGAACGTCGTGCAAACATCTTCAACAATATCGTAATATAAATAGGTCTGTTTGAAATAAAGAGTAAACTGTgaactttcgatttttaatacttttttctccGAATTGTCTGGTCAAATAAGCAGTTGAAGAAAGGGGATAAAGACATGCAAACTAAAATTGGTATGACCCACATTAAAAAACACGACAGTGGTTGCTAATATACAAATATGGATGTAGATGaatagatttattttttatttcgacagacagacatttttctatttttcgctTCGTCACTATCATTCATCTTCCAGCAATAGCTTagaaaaacttgagaaaatcCCGTTTCTTTCCCATTCATTGACCTTTATTCATTCGCTTCATAGAAACTATTGAATGCCATATCATATACATCAATGCTTTGCGGCCGAACGTTAAAGTGTCCAGGAAGCGCCGCACAAAAAGGATTGAGAAGATAAAGGCAAGATACCCAGCAGGATAGTTTGAAGCATTCACTCTCTACAGGACGTCGACAGGCGACCCACATAAATTGAGCGACAAGATAAACCCTTTTCTCCCACTCGTCCATTCTTGCGGATATATCACTTCATTTCACTTCTTTTCTAACGGACACTTCGGGAAATCTCACTTTCTTTTTCTCGTCACTTTCACATTTATCAAGATAATTTACCGTTTGTCTTCAAGTATAAAAGAGCAATTTCAGAGCGTCCTACAAAAATGAGGGTGTTATTTTGCACCCTCGTGGTGGTTGCTGCAACATcggcacaatttttttcaatgggaAATAATCGAGAAAATTATTACGATCAGTTTGGTGTTAAAGACGCAATAAGTTCGTGGAGTGatgcattgaaaaaaatcgcgaTGAGGAATAATCCGAAATAGTGAGTTTAAACGATTACAAAAACATAACGCATGCTATCAAAGTcatgttttgttgtttttcgaaatatattttgattAACGGCATTTTCATTAGcgatatatatattttttattacttgAATACGTTAACAATATGATTATTCTAATGTTCTGTATTTCAGCAATGCCCCAAGTAGAAGCTCGTTTACAATCCCACCACCTACTTTCAAAGCAGAAGACCTGGACATGAACAAGTTGAAACGTGGAAAAGGAGATAGTATTATTAACGAAAAAATGTTGACGCTTTTGCTTCCCCGTGTAAAAGGACAAAATCCGTTCACTACTACTTCCACAACTACCACCACAACAACACAGAAACCAACAACCAGCACAACAACCACAACAACATCTACAACTCCAGTTCCAACAACAACCACCACCACGGAAGCAGCGACTACAACTGTTCTCACAACTACAACGGAAGAGCTTCCAAAGCAACAGTTAGCAGGGAGGCTTGTCCAACCTGACATGGATAGTGGAGAGGTGAGAAACTAgcaaaattgataattatcCGATTTATGACCGCCGCTTTATTTTAGCCGGAATCTGCCGAAGATGGTATCGACAAGAAGAAAACAGCGGAGAAAGTTGATTTCACAACAGATGACAATAACGTTAGCCAGGAAGCGGATGCGAAACCAGATTCAACGCATGAGGTACGCAGTTAACAGCAGAACAGTAAGAAAAGTCATGTTCTGATAAAATAGAGATAAGgagttattcaaatttaaatctgTCATATCAGGCAATTTTAGGAAAGTAAAACGCAACAGGCAAGAAGTAAGAGTAATTAATTCATTTAGTTGAGTACTTAGGAAATAATGTACGattattctcaaatttcaaattttctgaaaatcgaaacttgtttggaacttttaaaattgtttactTCGACTGAGTTTCAATTTTAGTACCAAAAATAAGAGCTGTAAATTTCATACCTTTAATACTCTTCACTCTTTAACTTTAATAcgctctaaaaaaattttctgtgactCCATCGGTTGGGATTCCTTTTCTGTATTACTTTCAGGTCAAAGTTCCGAGAAGCTGTTCAAAATGGCTGAAACTTATAATGTTTTTCATTACAGAACGGAGGAGAACATGTTTCAACTACGCCTGAAGAATCTATTACCGAAAATACCACTGCTGAAGTACCAGCTTCGACAGCCTCAACGAAAGATACCAAGTTGTCTGTTAAAATCCGAAGTGAGGATGAGAAGAGGGAAGAAGATAAACTGTCCGATGACGAGAAGCCGAACTATATGAAGAAGTTAGaagaaatttacaaaaaggAGGAAGAGCTGGTCGAAAGGGAGCTAGCCGAGATGTCTGTTGCGGAAATATTCGAGAAAGAAGTGGTTATAAAAACGACCAAAGTTACGCCAACAAGTACTACTACTGAAATACCAACGACGACCACTACAGAAGAGGCAACAACCACAACTGAGGAAATCACAACTACTACAACCAAGGCTCCAACAACGACTACCACCCAATCTACAACAACAACCACACAGCTGCCAACAACTACCACGACCACTGAACCCACAACTACTACTACGACAGTTGATccattggctgaaaatgaagaattggaaaaacaaGCAATTGAggtaaatgtttcaaaaacattattgaGTACTCTCAAAATCTTTCCTACAGGTTATGAAATCATTAGATGATGAGGAGAGGATTGACGCTGAGAAAAATGTCGAAGTCCAAAAGCGAAAGGATGAGAGAAATGCAGCAAGAAAGCGTATAAACAATTTCTTGAAGATGATGCGTAAGATATAATTTATTGTTAAGTGTTTTTAAGCTAGATATCATTACAGAAAAAGCTAGAGAAAACAAGAACAAACCTCACAAGGAGACCACTACAAGTTTGGCGACGGAGCAGCCAAAAACGACCACAATCGTTGCTTCTTCAACTGAAACCTCTACTGTTACAACTGATGCAACTGAAGCAACAACTACCACAACTGCGCCAACAACAACTGTTGCTACGACTACTACAAAAAAGCGATCAAATATTCCTGAAGCTGAAGAAGACGAGATAGAAGAGACGgctgaaaaaacaacaactaaAGTAACTGAGGATGGACCAATTACAACTGAGTTCCCGGAATACATCAAGAAAAGGAATGCAATTGTTGGAAGTGAGTTTATTATAATGAACAGTatgtaaaaactttttgttttcagtcaaaacACTTACGCCAGCTCAATTAGAAGCCGCTATAAACGCAAAACCAATTCCTTCGTCGGCATCTGAAGCAAGTGCACCATCCTCAAACGTTGAAACAGCGGAAGTAGCTGCTTCAGCTGCAGCTGCTCCAGTTGCTCTACCAGAACCAATTGCCCCACCACAGATAGCTCTTCCTCAACTGACTCCCGATCAAATTAGTCAATTTATGAGACCAGTCGCTTCAATTGTTGAAGACATGAGACCAATCTTAGGATCTATCCTGCAAGGATCATCTGCCTCTAGAGCCCGAGTGAGAACGTTGTTTCTAGAATAACATAAATGTATAATTTAAGGCAGCCTCGGTTCGAACTtatgagaaaacaaaaactccgAATATAAGAGATATCATGGCTGATGGATACTCCGAGAACTCACTTGTTGGCTTTGGATCACAGCTGGccagagaaattttgaatccaGGAATTCTCAAAAGAGATAAATTGGTACGATAAAATTCGACTTATCCCAGACTGTAACCAATCCGAAACTCGTTTTTTAGACTCGAGACAAAGCCATGGCCGCAAAGTTAGAAGAAGCCAAAGTAAGGAATAATGCTGTTGCTGAGTCTATGGCTACCGGTGCTCCACTTGATTTGTCCGGTTTTCCACAGTATCAGCAAAGACCTGTAGCTACAAATGTAAGAACTCAAATCTTAAACTAAACGTTATAAACGTTTTATTATAGAGCAAACTGCCATACTTTATTCCACCACCACAGGGATACGTAGGACCTCTTCCACcggctccaccaccaccaacatTCCGAGTTGCACCGCAAGTACCATTACCAGTTGTTCAAACAACtcaaaccgctccaaaaccaaCTCTTCCACCAACTACACTTCCAGTTTTGACAACCAACAAAACACGTAAGTTataaaattcatcaaaatgcattttattATAGAAGTTTTGTTTATTCTTTAATTTTAGCAAGAACTAAAGATGAAGGATATGAACAAGGTCGTGATGGAGTGAAGACGACGTTCCACGGAGATTCCGGAGTAATGACGGGAGGAGGACACAGTGCTCCAACATTTGACTATCTGAACATGCCGAGCGAATCATTCGGTCTTGCCCCAGTTGCTCCAccagctccaccaccaccaccagcaaCTCAAGCTACTGCAGCACCTGTGACAGCTCCAAAGCCAGTTGCCCCAGCTCCAAGTCCATTTGGAGGAGGCGGTTTCGGAGGCGGGGGCGGTGGTTTTGGAGGTGGAAATCGAGGCAATGGGTTTGGAGGAGGATCAGGACCATCTGTTCCGTTTGATGAAGTtgagaaaaactcaaaaactgatttctcATTCTTTTCTTCGAACCGCAAAAAGTTATAACCAATATAAccataacaaaaaaaacagttgtCATAGACTTTTAGCCATAATGGAGTCCGttaataattaataatttcattAATAAGAATGTCAATAATAATGTGATCTTTTCTATACCTTTTGTGTTCAATGTCTTGACTGGTATCAAACGATGAATTGtgataataaataattttacattACATGTATTTAATAATGTTAGGACAATATATGTtactttatttaaaacaaaacaaaaaagcaaaataattcaatttaacCATATGATTTATGTAAGCGGTGGAAACAGTTCGAGTTGCAACAATAAAATTAGGGAAACAAATTCGATATACATAGTATttaggaatttaaaaaaattgaaaagaaaattgaatatgttTGTAGGTGGACTAACATGCTTTTGTAGTAgattcaatttcaaagttgCAATAATTGATATGAcctattaaaaatattgaagatttGTTGAAGCCATAGAAGAGACAGAGCAATAATCTGAAACAAATTGCATTGAATGTAGTTATTGTCTATTTTGAATTCGTTTTCTCTGAATGCAAGGGAGTGAATTCATGCAAAGTGGGGGGTTCAACTTAACCCCTCGGTGTAAGTTAGCATACACCCATGCACTGcagtgaaaaaatgttgttgcgcattcaattattttttccctgCATTTTCCAACACTTTTCAGGTAGGGGTCGGAATGAACATTCGTCTGGTGATATGTAACAAAAAAACGACCACCCTGcttatttatgaattttttttaaacgtttgcttagatcaaaattaaattgataatAAACCTACATAAGAAAAAAGCGATAATGATTATATGTGATcaatctacaatttttttcatcctgaacttttaaaaaatatatcttgGACACTGTGAGCTTAATTCGCATAATTTCGGCTACTTGTTACAAAATTAGAATTGTTTATTAGTCggcctttaaaaaaaacgtggaGAATAgtcagttttgtttttttataccTAATTAGTATTTCAGCATTACACaatatcaagttttttgtGACGCGCAACGTGGCCGCCGATGTTAAGAAAACTTTTCTTCCAACCAAATGTCTCACCTATCAATATCTTCAAATGATTAAACGGCTCTTGACCCTGGAAACGGAGATGACTCTTCCGGCTTTTTCGAATCACCGACTTTGACCGAGTAGTTCCATGCTGGGCTTGAACCAAAATCATCCCAGTTATCGAAACTAAAATATGACGCTGGGAGAAGACCCATGTAGTAGTCGATAAAACATTTAGTCGCTCCGATGTTTCCGTAAGGCGTTGAAGAATTGGACATTCGCGTGCTGGAGTTTCATAAACAGTTTTCTTTTCAGCTGAATCACATCCAACGGATTTATAATATGCAATAGTTGAAGACATATGTTGGAATTGTTTTATCTCTTCGGAGAACAATatattactgaaaaaattccaggatAAATTGAATTGGATATGCGTTGAAATAGGTTGCTATAAGGTTTgaccataattttttaatacttcaaattattttaaagaaatcgaACTTACACCATATCAAGTGGTGTCGGTAAATGCTCATCGATTTGCTCTTGACATCGATTCATTAAATCTTCTTCTTGGCTCAATTCAAAGTTTCTAATAGATTTTCTGGAGTATTCACAATATGTATTCAAAAGCTCACAGCTTGCAGAATCAAATGCGGCATCTTTTGTTTCACTGTGAAGAAGAAGAGTCCACACAACTTGTGGCGCCTCAGTacatagaaaaacaaaaaaggtatCTAAAGATTCAgccattttaatttaaaagaaaatgcaTGTAgggttgaaaattattttttgttcacaaGAGACAAAACTGTACCCAACTGGTCAAATTGAATGCATCGATCATTCAATTCGCACGTTTATGGGCTCAGGGCCCCCGCGCGTAAATGTCAgagcaataaaaatttgctaaCGCTCTGGGAAAGTTGTCGAACTGCgactgtttttatttttaattgatatgGAGGTAATGACTGCTCTCCAGTCATTGTTCACCAAAatcttaacaaaaaatgaacactAACGGAAACTTAcaacaattttctaaacaacCGAACAGTTTCGTTGATTTTTAGTAGTTTCACTTCCTACTTCTTATGTACGTTGTTTTAGATTACGCGGCCAGAGAGGGTGCGGAATGCTCACCAAGTCCAGAGATTGGCGCacgttttctaatttttcataaaatcacaaaattactAATCAATTGGTTAGGTTACCATTTACAAGTATGAATACTTCAACATCAGTAAAAACTGACTATTTTATAACAGTGAGTTATCCGtgattgaaatttgaaataatctaaaatttgaaataatctaaaagataatctaaaaataaagcCTATGAATCATATTGAGACTTTCATGAAACGATTCGATAGAATCTCGAAAGGGTTCATCTAAATTTACACGTTCTAGTTTGcgattttattaaaaataaatcaagtaTTCGTATTCGAAAATGGCATTTTCATTTGGCAAATGGAACCGTTCAAACGTAAACAATCAATAAAAGATCTGatacaaaaaattggctaGTTTTGTacatcaaaaaactaaaaaaaaaatactcgtTTAGTCAGACTTAATGTGCTCGTCAGCGTCGTGGTcaccaattttaaattttggtttcaACGATGAGATCTTTCGGATCATTTCTTCTTCGTCGTCTTGCTCGTCAATTTGCTTGAGCAATTCATCTCGCTCTTCTTCAGAGATTCCTTGCATGATGTTTAAAATGTCGCTGCTTTTTTCTTCCAACATGGCGTTCAGAGTAGTTGTCCGAGCTAATCGTTCAAAATACAGTTTTTGCTGGAGTGTCACAAGCTTACTCGACACCTGAAATACACATTTTGGCAGACTGAATTAGGagtttttaaagattattCAACGATTATGTGTAAAACATAAACACTTCAAGCGTTTATATCTACAAGATCACAGTTATCTTAAAGGTAGAAGgagaaaaacatattttgataatGAATAGTTAACCATGTACATAGTACAGGGGCTATTGAAAACgtattcaaacaatttttgcaaagcTTTGtggactgaaaaaattttagagctTATTACTTGAAAGAACaagctaaatttgaaaaaaatcagatcgtattaaaaaatttcacactcaatttttcagaataccAAATAACTTACCCTTTCTCTCTTCAATGCTCCATCCCATTCCAAGTCGATTAGGCCTCCTTTCTTCGCAATCGCTCTTTTCACTCTTTTTGCAAACGAGATAGAATCTTCGTTTTCACCTCTGGTCATTGCTGGTAAGTACCATACGTCGCAGATAATTGCCCATGATGTCATCATACTCCACAGATATCTACCATACGACTGGGCACTGCTGTTCCAGAAAGCATCAGTAAGTCGAGTATCGTACTTAACTGCGATGGGATAAA comes from Caenorhabditis elegans chromosome X and encodes:
- the R07E3.6 gene encoding Prion-like-(Q/N-rich)-domain-bearing protein (Confirmed by transcript evidence) codes for the protein MRVLFCTLVVVAATSAQFFSMGNNRENYYDQFGVKDAISSWSDALKKIAMRNNPKYNAPSRSSFTIPPPTFKAEDLDMNKLKRGKGDSIINEKMLTLLLPRVKGQNPFTTTSTTTTTTTQKPTTSTTTTTTSTTPVPTTTTTTEAATTTVLTTTTEELPKQQLAGRLVQPDMDSGEPESAEDGIDKKKTAEKVDFTTDDNNVSQEADAKPDSTHENGGEHVSTTPEESITENTTAEVPASTASTKDTKLSVKIRSEDEKREEDKLSDDEKPNYMKKLEEIYKKEEELVERELAEMSVAEIFEKEVVIKTTKVTPTSTTTEIPTTTTTEEATTTTEEITTTTTKAPTTTTTQSTTTTTQLPTTTTTTEPTTTTTTVDPLAENEELEKQAIEVMKSLDDEERIDAEKNVEVQKRKDERNAARKRINNFLKMMQKARENKNKPHKETTTSLATEQPKTTTIVASSTETSTVTTDATEATTTTTAPTTTVATTTTKKRSNIPEAEEDEIEETAEKTTTKVTEDGPITTEFPEYIKKRNAIVGIKTLTPAQLEAAINAKPIPSSASEASAPSSNVETAEVAASAAAAPVALPEPIAPPQIALPQLTPDQISQFMRPVASIVEDMRPILGSILQGSSASRARAASVRTYEKTKTPNIRDIMADGYSENSLVGFGSQLAREILNPGILKRDKLTRDKAMAAKLEEAKVRNNAVAESMATGAPLDLSGFPQYQQRPVATNSKLPYFIPPPQGYVGPLPPAPPPPTFRVAPQVPLPVVQTTQTAPKPTLPPTTLPVLTTNKTPRTKDEGYEQGRDGVKTTFHGDSGVMTGGGHSAPTFDYLNMPSESFGLAPVAPPAPPPPPATQATAAPVTAPKPVAPAPSPFGGGGFGGGGGGFGGGNRGNGFGGGSGPSVPFDEVEKNSKTDFSFFSSNRKKL